Within the Catalinimonas niigatensis genome, the region CATGGTTTTGTACAAAGCCTGTAGGGTGGTTTCCTGTCCACCGTGAGGGTTCATGGCGCTGCTGAGGCCACTGACTACCTTATTGGCCAGTTTGCCCTGGAACCAGAGTCCGCCGGTGGTATCAAAGAAGGACTGTACCTGTGAGGGCAGGTTGCCATAACGGGTAGGCACGCTGAAAATCAGGATGTCTGCCCATTCCAGATCGTCTAGCGTAGCTTCCGTTTCCTGTTTGGCAATGGTTTCTCTGAATTTTTTCCAGCCCTCGTTGCCTTCTATGGCTGCCTGAGGGGCTGTTTCTTTGACTATCAGTCGCTTAACCTCTACGCCACTGCTTTCAGCGGCAGCTTCCGCCCATTTGGACATGGTATAATTGGCTCCGGTAGAGCTATAGTAGATGATTGCAAGTTTTACTTTACGCATGGTTCATTCAGTTTTGGTGAATTTATTATATGTTGCTACATCTAATAAACCATGAGTCAGCAAAATGTTTAAAGTTTAAGCACTAAGCCGGACAGTACAAGGGTGTGTTACCCCTTACTCCGCCCTGAAAAAAAGCACTACTTATACCCCCATCAGGACAGCCCCGGCTTGCCTTCCAGCTCCCAACTTCTGACTGTTCAAACTCCCGACTCCCGTCTCCCAACTTCCCTCTCCCAGCTTCTGACTTCGGTCTTCTGGCTTCCCTCTTCTTACACCTTCGCTTTGACGACGATTCCCAGCGCTTCCATCAGCTGAGGACTGTCTTTCAGGGCAATGCGGGCAATGTAGCGGAAGTCTTTCATCCAGTCTTTGAGGGCTTTGACCGAGGCATTGCGCATACGGGTGGCCTCTTCGGCCTCTCCTTTGCGCATGATGCGCCGGTTGCGGGCATCGGCAACAGCCTGTATCATGGCGGTAGTTTGTGCCAGCACTTCGGGGGTAAGACCCTGAGCCGCCAGCACATTGGCATACTCTTCCACTTTGGCATAGAAGAAGCTGGCTTGCTGCACCCATACATTGACACTCCGGGAGACAGCTTTCACATTGAACTTGGCCAGTACGGCAGGCTCTTTTCTGAACACATACTTTACCGTAGCCACATGGTCCAGAAAGGTGTTGTAAGTCTCCTGCTCCTGTGCTTTGAGGTGGCTGGCAATCTCCTGTTTGTCTCCATAGAGATTGATCATCTGGTTCTGCCAGTTTTTGGCTTCGGTCAGCAGACCGTCACCTTCCAGAAAACGCTTGGGGTTGTAGCCATGCAATCCCATCTTCTTCTGTATTGCCTGCTGCTCCGTACCGTTTTTGATGTACCTGTCGGCCTCTTCAAACAGGCGGGACAACATCACCATATTCTTTTTCATAATTTTTATTTTTACACCAAGTTAAGTAAGAATGCATATGTATGCCTTTTGGATTGCTAAGTATTATTACGTTTGTTGTATTTGTCATCACTGTATAGAAAAGCGCTCATATGTGCCCAAACTGCTGAAAATCATGAAGATAAAAATTACGAAATATGAGCAAACCTTACTGTAAGTACAGGTTGCAGTAACAAAATGTGTATAAACATTACGGTAAGCAGACATTCAAGCTACTAAACACACTATAAACAGGGCTGTTGACTGGCATTTAGGTGGGTTAAACCGGGCTGAAACTGACAAACTGGCACATTTTATTCACTTGATACCCTACTAACAGCGCTGTTTGCCCACATGAAAGTAACAAAATGTCTGCTTGCAGTGGCTGCAAGGGAGTATAAAGTAAGTTGAGTGTCAGTTGACTATTTCTGCTTTGAAGCTTGAAGTCCTTTACCCTGCCTTTACAAAGAGCGTTAGTGTATAGTCTCTCTTTCTGTGACCTGGTTTTGACCAGTAATAGCAAAAGTCAGTGGTGACCCGGTCAGAGACACAGATCAAGGAGAGAGAACCAGCTGGTTGAAGCCCTACAAATACTCTTGTAAACTGCGTCCATACCCCCTATATTGCAGTACAGCTGCTACTGTAGCAGCTATACAAGAGTTGGCAACAACCTGAAAAAACTGAATGAAAAAATCAATCTTCTATTCTTGGCAATCAGATTCTCCGAATAACAAGAATCGGAGTTTTATTGAAGATTGTATCAAAATAGCAATTAAAGAAATACAATCGGACAAAATCAATTTAGATGTTGCGATAGATAGAGACACGAAAGATGCTACAGGAACGCCAGATATAGCTTCTACTATTTTCTCAAAAATTGACAACACCTCTATTTTCATAGCAGACATAAGTTTCATTAATCCTGATTATAAAGGAAGAAAAATACCAAATCCAAATGTGTTGGTTGAACTTGGATACGCTGCAAAAACAATTGGATGGGAGAATATTATTTGCGTTTTCAACACAGAATTCGGAATAGTAGAAGATTTACCATTTGATTTACGATTTAGACGTCCATTAACTTATAAAATTGAGAACCCGAAAAACAAAAGTAAAGACAGAGAAAACTTATCAAAAATATTGCAGACTGCTATTAAATCAATAATAAATAAAGAATCTGCTAAAGATGAAATTCGTAATTACATTAAACAACAAGTTGACAAAGAAATCCTAACTATTTGTAATCACTCTTTCAAGATTTTTTATGGTTATGACAAACCTTATTCTTTAGACGAAATTTGGAAAATGTTAAGTTTGACCGAGGAAGAAATGAAAGTACATTTGTTTGAACAAAAACATCTTGGATTTACTGTTCTAAAAGATTGGAGAGATTATATGACTAAAATTGAGAATATAATGAATCAACCATTTTTTACTCAAAATGCAGAGCCAAAATATGTTAGCTCTTTAATCAAAGTTGTTCGGAGTTTAGAAATTATTTGCACAGTTTATTCTCGAAAAAACCTATTTACAAATACAGGTCAAAGTACGAAAGAATATAAAGTTATAGATGGAAAAGAAATGAATCCGGACAATCCGAAAGATGGTTACATTCTATTGCGAAATATTGATAAAGAAGGACACGGAATTGTAATTGACTTTGGTACAATACGAAAATATAATGTCAAAAATTGTCTTGACTTTCTGACTATTGGTGGAGATAATTTTTCAGGTTGGATTTTCGGGATACACGATGTTTTTAAAAGTATTGAAGGTTGGATAGAGAATACTGGAAACAATTTAATTATTGACCCATTGACATTTAGAACGTGAAAAAGGCAGTTGCCAACAACGTATATAAAACATAGCTAATATAGGCTTTAAGAGAGGTTTTTTGCCTGTTTATAAAGTCCGCCAAATTTAAAAATTTGGCTTTTAGTAAATAAAGATAAAAAGAAAAATTTAAAAATTTGGCTCGTGTATAATCCGAAAATTTAGCGTCTATTTACACGCTACGTTTCATATACAAAACCGTTGGTGGTAATTCCTCCTATTAAGAAAATCAGTACCTATCAATGAAGTAGCAAATAGTAATTGTCTAATAAATTTATTGTGCTTTAACTGACTTTAGTCAGCATTGTAGAACGAAACCCAAAACCTATGGAATACAGAGAAATAAAACCCTGCAAAGAGTTAGAAGCCTTTATTCATTCCTATTGGGAATTGAAAGGAGACAGGTTCGACAGACAATGGGAGCGAAATTTTCCAGATGGATGCGCAGGCTTAGTAATGAATTTGGGAGATACTTGTTTGACAGATAATGGCTCGGTTTCTATGGAGTTTGGGAAAACTTATGTGGTAGGTGCAATGACTTCATTTAAAGACAGTTTTATAGACAGCAACACACATTTATTAGGAGTTTGTCTCAAACCTGCAACTTTTGCAAAGTTCTATCATTATGTAGCACAAAATGAATTGATCAACAACACTGTTGAGATTGAAAAATCCAATGCATTTGATGTTGACAAAACCTTAAAAGACCCTATTTATCATTTCAATCAATTTTTTACAAATAGAATTAACAGCAAGAAGAATCAGCTACAATCAGTAATCAATGATATCCATTCTTCAAATGGGCAATTAAGTATTTATGAACTTTCAAAACGACATTACACAAGTGTGCGGCAGTTGGAACGAAATTTTAAAACGAACATAGGAATTTCACCAAAACAATATTCCAATATTATTCGCTTTCAAAATGCTTTGAGCATCATTAGAAACTCAAGCGAAAGCCGAAGTTTGTTAGATATTGCTTTTGAATGCGGCTTTTATGACCATTCACATCTTACCAACGAAATCAAGCGAAATACAGGACTTTCACCATCGGAACTTTAATTTGTCGTTTTTTTCCAAAGCAGTAATGAGTGGTCCAAATTAATTTTGCAGAAACTTTAAAATATAAAACGAATGCGAAAATTATCACTCTTCATTGCGACAAGTTTGGACGGGTACATTGCAAAACCTAATGATGACCTTAGCTTCTTGAAATTAGTAGAAAAAGAAGGTGAAGATTATGGTTATGTGAAGTTTACAGAGACCATAGATACTTTAATTATTGGTAGAAAAACCTATAGTTATGTAGTCAAAGAAATCGGTGCATCTCATTATGACAATGGGGAAAGAGAGGTATATGTAATTACAAGAACTGAAAGACCAAGTGTTGGCAAAATAAAGTTCTATACCGGAAATCTAACGGAATTAGTGCATAAACTAAAAAGCGAAAACGGAAAAAATATCTATTGTGACGGAGGAGCAGAGATAATCAATGAACTTTTAAGAAATGACTTGATTGATGATTTTATTATTTCAGTCATTCCTGTATTGTTAGGTAATGGAACAAGACTATTTAAAGATGGGCGACCTGAACAATTACTTGAATTTGTGACTGCAAAAACATTTGATACAGGATTAACACAGTTACATTACAAACGAAAAAAATAAACAACGAACCGCCAACATTGGCTATACGTAATCTGAGATAAAGTGCTCGCTCCGTGGTTTGTTTCTCCACCTAAAGTATATACACAAATATGAAGTTCGGATGAATGGTTTTAAGACTTGATTTAAACACTCTTATTGGCATTTTATCAAAAGTTTGCCAGGGCTTCAGATTTATGCATGCTATAAATAACTACCTGAAGATTAATCATTTATAAAGATGTGTATATACTTTAGGTCCCATAATAAACCGCTCTATCCTTTTTTCTCTAACAAACTGCTTGCAAAAGGTCTGTGATGAGCACGGGGTGCCCCGCACAGACTTTGGAGAAGTCTTTCATGGATATCAGCCATGAGTATCAGGGAGCATATTCAAAAGGCAATAAGTCACCTACTCTCTGCCGGGCCATCTTGCCTTCCCAAAAGAGGCCTTTCGGGTCAAAAAAGCCATTCTCTTTGAAAAGAATGGAGCTGTCACCATGAAAACCGATATAGCTGATTTCGTTGAGATGATTAATCTCCAGGGGGCATGCAGGAAGTAGGTACTTTACTTCTTCACTTCCTGCATCCTTATTTTCTGTGACAGTGAGCAGCCGGGATGAGAGTCGCTCTCCGTTTTTCTGGTTCATCACACGGAAATCTTCTTTTTGGAGCTGATGGTTCCATAAAGCCCTGAAAAAGTGCATTCGTGAACCTTGATAGGCCTTTGCTCTTCTCTTGTTTACCCTCCTTAACGCTCTTCCGGAGAGCGTGGTATCTTCTTCAAACACAGAGTTTCCCTGATAATACAAATTGTCTTCACTTTTCTTGAACGCATCCAGAAAGTAGGTGATTTTGTATCCGAGGGCATGATTATGGATAACCAACGGCTTTTCAGAAAAAGCTTCCAGTGTAGCGGTCGATTTGAAAAATACCAGACTTAGGTCATCGGGATTTTCAATACTGCATTGCCTGGCATGAAACGAACGGCCCAGAAATTCCTGTTTGAATAGCTTCCACTTTTTTCTCCAGGGCATATCATCCGGCTCTACAATCACCTCTCTCAAATAGTGGAGTTGGGGTCTTAAGTAAATCCTGTAAAACCTGCCAGGGCTATACTCCTCAATCAATAGGGATTCATAGCCTACACAACTGACGACAATAGCTTGCCCCTGGTAGCCTTTGGTATTCAGCTCAAAATGGCCATCTAGGTTTGAGGTGGTTCCTGTATATGAAGCATTGAAATACACATTGGCAAAAGCCACAGTACTATCTGTCATATAATCCAGTATCTCACCTTTAAGAATCTGGGCATGCATTTCACCCAATGAAAGTATCAGTACAACTATAGTCTTGAGAAAATGTCCTTTTATCAGAATAGTTGTAGTCATTACACTTTCTTTTAATGTCTTATTCCATAAGAAGAAACTGGAAAAATAGGTGCCAGTTTAGGAAATGAATTTGTCTGAACTCATAAATCTTTTTAATGAACTTAACAGCCGTTGATTTTCTGCTTCGGTACCCACCGTAATGCGCAGACAGCCTTCGCAGAGAATGACCTTGGAACGGTCTCTGACAATCACTTTTTCATCAATCAAATAATGGAAGAGCTGGGCAGCTTCCTGTACTTTGACCAGCAGGAAGTTGGCATCAGAAGGAAAAACTTTTTCTACCAGCGGCAAAGCTTCCAGATCAGTCTGTAACTGCTTACGCTGGGCAAGTATCTTTTGTACAATGTCCCGCTGCTGCTCAGTCTGCTCCAGCACTTTGAGGGCTGCCTGCTGCGTCAGGGCGTTGATGTTGTAAGGTGGCTTGATCTTGTTGAGTATGGCAATAATTTCTTTTGAGGCGAAAGCCATCCCTAACCTCAGCGCAGCCATGCCCCAGGCTTTGCTCATGGTTTGCATCACCACCAGATTGGGATAGTCCGCCAGCCTTTGCGACCAGCTTTGGGCATCAGCAAAGTCAATGTAGGCTTCATCTACCACTACCACTCCTTCAAAAGTTTGCAGGTAATGTTCTATCACATCCGTCTGCAAGAGATTGCCGCTGGGATTGTTGGGCGAACAAAAGAAAAGCAACTTGCTATGAGTATCAATGGCTTCATCTACTGATGTTTTATTGATCAGGAAGTCTTCTGTCAGCAAGGCTTTCTTTAAGGGCACATCATTGATGGCTGCACTGACCTCATACATGCCGTAAGTAGGGGGGAGGATCACCATATTATCTATACCCGGACGGCAAAACGCCCTCACCAGCAGGTCTATGGCCTCATCACTGCCATTGCCCAAAAAGATGTTTTCTACCGGCAGCTGCTTGATCTCAGCGATGCGCTTTTTGAGCAGCTGCTGATAAGGATCAGGATAACGATGATAGCTTGCTTCCATGCCGGGAATATCCATTCCGGGCGTCGCCACGCCGGGCGTACCAAATGAGTTTTCGTTGGCATCCAGAAAGACACCTTCTGTGCCGGAATATTCATCCCGGGCAGAAGAATAAGGTTTGATACCAGCGATATGAGGGCGCAGTGTTTTTTGAAGGTCAAAAGCCATGAAAGTATGAAGCTATAGGTAATTTTAAATCAAGATAAAGCTGTAGAATTACTGAATTCTGCATGAATAACCAATTCAGCCATTCCAAAGCTTTACTTTTTTTGTAATTCCGGCTTTTTGCTCAGAATCTCAGCCAAACGTAAAGAAA harbors:
- a CDS encoding flavodoxin family protein — protein: MRKVKLAIIYYSSTGANYTMSKWAEAAAESSGVEVKRLIVKETAPQAAIEGNEGWKKFRETIAKQETEATLDDLEWADILIFSVPTRYGNLPSQVQSFFDTTGGLWFQGKLANKVVSGLSSAMNPHGGQETTLQALYKTMIHWGCVIVPAGYTADEIFAAGGNPAGASATVDMEGNIKDEDKIKAAVEHQVKRTIDIGSRLVSQ
- a CDS encoding helix-turn-helix transcriptional regulator; this translates as MEYREIKPCKELEAFIHSYWELKGDRFDRQWERNFPDGCAGLVMNLGDTCLTDNGSVSMEFGKTYVVGAMTSFKDSFIDSNTHLLGVCLKPATFAKFYHYVAQNELINNTVEIEKSNAFDVDKTLKDPIYHFNQFFTNRINSKKNQLQSVINDIHSSNGQLSIYELSKRHYTSVRQLERNFKTNIGISPKQYSNIIRFQNALSIIRNSSESRSLLDIAFECGFYDHSHLTNEIKRNTGLSPSEL
- a CDS encoding dihydrofolate reductase family protein, with product MRKLSLFIATSLDGYIAKPNDDLSFLKLVEKEGEDYGYVKFTETIDTLIIGRKTYSYVVKEIGASHYDNGEREVYVITRTERPSVGKIKFYTGNLTELVHKLKSENGKNIYCDGGAEIINELLRNDLIDDFIISVIPVLLGNGTRLFKDGRPEQLLEFVTAKTFDTGLTQLHYKRKK
- a CDS encoding carboxypeptidase-like regulatory domain-containing protein, which translates into the protein MTTTILIKGHFLKTIVVLILSLGEMHAQILKGEILDYMTDSTVAFANVYFNASYTGTTSNLDGHFELNTKGYQGQAIVVSCVGYESLLIEEYSPGRFYRIYLRPQLHYLREVIVEPDDMPWRKKWKLFKQEFLGRSFHARQCSIENPDDLSLVFFKSTATLEAFSEKPLVIHNHALGYKITYFLDAFKKSEDNLYYQGNSVFEEDTTLSGRALRRVNKRRAKAYQGSRMHFFRALWNHQLQKEDFRVMNQKNGERLSSRLLTVTENKDAGSEEVKYLLPACPLEINHLNEISYIGFHGDSSILFKENGFFDPKGLFWEGKMARQRVGDLLPFEYAP
- the hisC gene encoding histidinol-phosphate transaminase; protein product: MAFDLQKTLRPHIAGIKPYSSARDEYSGTEGVFLDANENSFGTPGVATPGMDIPGMEASYHRYPDPYQQLLKKRIAEIKQLPVENIFLGNGSDEAIDLLVRAFCRPGIDNMVILPPTYGMYEVSAAINDVPLKKALLTEDFLINKTSVDEAIDTHSKLLFFCSPNNPSGNLLQTDVIEHYLQTFEGVVVVDEAYIDFADAQSWSQRLADYPNLVVMQTMSKAWGMAALRLGMAFASKEIIAILNKIKPPYNINALTQQAALKVLEQTEQQRDIVQKILAQRKQLQTDLEALPLVEKVFPSDANFLLVKVQEAAQLFHYLIDEKVIVRDRSKVILCEGCLRITVGTEAENQRLLSSLKRFMSSDKFIS